The Dreissena polymorpha isolate Duluth1 chromosome 9, UMN_Dpol_1.0, whole genome shotgun sequence genome contains the following window.
accatcATAGTCTGGAaggacacttgacacacatgcattaaccatcATAGTCTGGAaggacacttgacacacatgcattaaccatcATAGTCTGGAaggacacttgacacacatgcattaaccatcATAGTCTGGAaggacacttgacacacatgcattaaccatcATAGTCTGGAaggacacttgacacacatgcattaaccatcATAGTCTGGAaggacacttgacacacatgcattaaccatcATAGTCTGGAaggacacttgacacacatgcattaaccatcATAGTCTGGACGGACACTTGACAAACATGCATTAACCatcattttcccagagcgcagctcatatatatttcataacatgCTGTCTTAAAATGAAGAAAGTTGACCATACTTCACTTTGTTTACCTTTTGTTATCGTTTGCACGGTTTAGAAATTGTAAATGTGAGTAAATTTACCATGGTGAAATTTTTTAGACACATTTCTGTTTCTTTATTGGTATTAACTTTGCTATAAATGCTAACTTCTAACTTGTACAAAACTGTTTGATACTTTGTTATTCACCAAGAATATATGTGCATTAGATAATTAAATATATCTACTATTCAGCTACATGTACATGTGGCAACTTAGGTTTATATTTACTCTTTCTTACTACAATATTGCCATCAGGTTTATATTTACTCTTTCTTACTACATATGGCCACTCAGGTTTATATTTACTCTTTGTTCTTGCGTGTTTCAATTACCTCCACAATGAAGAACAACATATCTGATTGTCAATCCAGGGGAAGCAACCATTCTGTGCCCGAACTTATCAACCAGTATACGTCTGCTACACCAGCCCTGCCCAAGCCTTTGCGACCAGCCAGTGCTAAATATAGTAATGGCAGACTCCGCCCACCGAGCGGGAAGAGGCCACGGCCCCAGAGTGCCAAGGCAACCGTGGAAGATGGGATTGTGTCAGAAAACTTATTTGGTGGTAAGTTAtgtaataaattatgtaaaactCCTGGCGGCAGGCATCCATGAAAACAATATTCgctaaataattgtttaaatccGATAGTGAAATTTTGTGATTATGTGTGTGGGCATACAATCTCAACTAAGTTTATTAACCAGCCAGATATCTTGAAGCATCTTAGATGactgttaattaaattattttagcaTTTTAGCTTATAATGTTCTTATTTCTATTAATTCTTAACTAAGTTCACAAATGCTTTACACTTCTATAAATTGATGCAATTAGTTTTGCATCATTTTTGGAAATTTTCAGAATAGTATATTGCTTATGGAAACATGCAGTTAAATATCCCAGTATCCAATAAAAGCCAATTAAATGGGAAATGGGTTTAAATATTCTGAATACAAAACTACCTCAACCCCCTTAATACTCTCCAttaactattgtattatattaaaggTCTAAATCTCTAAATGACCATTGGTTTTGTGTATCAGTTGACCTGTATGTGTTAGTCTTTGTTACTTGCACTATAACAAATTGAGCCTCGCTTTGGTAAAACGaggttaagtgttgtcccagtttagccttttttttgcaatccacacaggctaatcagggatgacactttctgcagaAGCTTAATTTttacttagaagagacttccttaaaacgaaaactaCTACAAAAGCAGagagtgtcctccctgataagcctatgcgtactgtacatgttaatctgggactcatgcattaagccccattttcccagagcgaggtacAGTTGAGTTGCTTGACCTGACTTCTATACTACTTTGGTCtgttattttcatttgaaatttaaaatcaaGATGGTAGAAAGGAGTCGACCAATAAGTATCTCCTGTGTTTTCACCTGTCTCTGCAAAACAGCTGTGTTGTAGAGTGGATATGTGTTAGGATATTGCTTAAGATGGGttaaatttgatttgatctcctgCTGGTAGTTGAGGCTGTTCTGTTAATTTAATTATTCAATGGGTAATGAATGGATTTGGCTATGATATATCTTTATTATTAAATAGATTGATACATTCTAGCTCTTGCCCATGTCTAATTATGCAGATGGATTTTTTGTTGCATGTAACTCAAACTTGTGAATGGCCATGGGTGAATGGACTAGTAAAGATATGAATTTGCCTATGTATCAAGAAAAATGCTTATGTATCAAGAAAATAGACAGCTATTTTAAGCTCACCACAGGCACaaagtgagcttttgtgaacCTTGTTTTTCTTAGCCACCATTATGATTGGAAGAatcttgttcagaatgtttatctaaaaAATATCTAGGCATAGTTTtaatctgggtcaagtggggtATTTTCTTTTTCCTTTTTCATAATTGTACTAGCTTTTAGTTTATTGACAAATAGTGATATGATTTAATTTTAATAGTTTCAAGTGTCTGTATGCACCTTTGTTTGTCCAATACACAGTGTTCATGAAAACAGCTAGCTGATGGTCTTAATTAAGAAAATATCTAAATAAAGGTGAACTGCAGGTATTCATTTAAATCATGTAATCAAATTGTGATGCCCAATGTCTACCAAATGTCCCATGGCATGATGACAAGGCTAATACCCTGATGAAAGATTGGTGAAATTATTGAAATTTACAGCTGCAGAGTGTCATAAGTTTCAAATCTTTATGACTTTATGTTAAGTTAAATGTTGAAAGGTGGAGGTATGGAGTACTTGTGAGGGCATATTTTAATATTCAGGTTTAGTTTACTATTTGTGTGAAGTGGGTGTAATTTATGGCCTCTTAGTTGGATGGTCCAGATAGAGAATTTCACTTGAGACAAGAAGATACCATGGTTTAAGTTGAATCCAGTCCTAAGGTGGTGCTTCTTAACAATTTAATTATAAGAAATGTAGTGCTTATGTGTAATGTGTCTATAGGTATACATTCTGTAAACATTCTAGTGTTTTTTAGTAACTGTGGTTATATTTGTAGTCAGGGAtgtgttttatatgtttgttgaCACACATTTTCTTAAGAAGTTAGTAAATAAATTTTACATCTAAgacaattttacatttaaaagaaattattgaaCACAGTTTTCCCATGTTTTAAGCATATTTTAAATCACTTATATATTattaacacatttttgaaatattaactaGTATTAATTAAAGTTGTTTCCTCTTAGCAACATGATTACAGTGTGCAAAAATAGTATCAATATATTGTGTTATGTGGAATTGGTTTCACATGCAACAGTTTTTATAGATTAATTATCAGCGGTGGCACATTTTTCTGCCTGACCATACTAACTGTATATTACTGCTTTGTTATCAATATGTCAGCcatgaaaaataaaactatgtgTACCTCGAATTCAAAGCTTTAGGACAGAGACTAATATGCTCATGTTTCACTATAAACTAGCAACTAAACAGAGAAGGAAATATATCATTGGTAAGTTTCAAGTTATACAGTCAATCATTCTTGCATGCTATGTGAAAGTTACCTTGAAATCATTACACTGTGCTGTTGTCAgtgtaattttcatttaatagtATTTGCTTTTTGTGATCTTTGTATTCCTCCGCACAGCGATGGACATTAAACATCGCacatgtctgtccgtccgcctGTACAGGCATCCTCTCTACGTCCTTACACAAGCTTGTATTTTCAATTCCTCTTTAGCCTCTAGGTGGATCTCTCGCATtatttcacagttgaatgaccttgatCCACATTTTTTACAATGGAATATGTACTCCCAAAATTATGTTTCAACTCCTCTAAATGCTTTCCTGATTTTCTCAAATTTTTGCAGCAGAATGATTTTATTTTGAAGATAAAAGTTAAGAAAGACATTTTGACTGCAACCAATGTGAGCTAAATTATTACTCTTTGTCTTTTTAGCTCACTttagcacaaagtgctcatgatGTGCTTTtatgatcaccttttgtctgtcgtccatcgataaacatttaccttttgaacactccagaggccacatttattggccagtCTTCGTGAAGCTTGGTCAGCACATATGTCCCAATTGAATCTCGGTTGATATTGAAACTGGGTTATGTCAGCTCAAAAATCTTCCTGACTCAATTGTCACTTTTTCAGGAGATTCAAGTTCCTTTTGGTCTCGGGTGAGCACCATAGGGCCCATGGTCCTCTAGTTGTCTATTAGAATATTTAGTGGATTTGTCTGTGTCCGAACATttgttggggtggggggggggttaatTTAGTGTATGTTacatgtttcttgtttatttatttatttgcatgcTCTTTGGAAAAGCTGTTAGGAGAGAACTGTTAACAGcctagaaataaaattattttgaataagaTAACGAACAGAAATTATTCTTAACAAGTATGGTGGCTAttctttatatgaatatatatatgaatactcTTTTAATAACgaaacacaattattaaatggGCAATTATTATATGAGAACTCTTTCATGTAGAAATTGCAATAATCCTAAGCTCTTCATTTCCAAGACTTCAGAAAGAATTACCAACATCTCTGCAATATGTTGACTACTTAATGCAAGAGTCAGTGACATTATTTGAATATCTGACATTCATGTAAAATTGCCAAATATACCAACGAAATTGCAGAAATCCATATGAAAAGATGCATTTAGAAATCAACATACACAGTTGAAGTAGAGCTTTAGtaaaaattagggatggcatcaAATATCTATATTGGTATTTGAATATTTGCAAATCCATTcaatcaaatatttgaatatttgcataaaacggctggattgatttaatttttattactcagtttcgtatccagaagggatattaaatataaattaacacagaaatacaattgaatataaaaatgttgtgttgagaaatagaaagaaaatgtagctaaattgtaaaaaacaaactttgaaaaagcctattaagcgaaatatatcagaaaatagtgagacttgttctgtgttaacttccattAAAACAATGGTCAGTTATATCTGTttgctgaatacgaggctgtttatttacgttgctatcgaataattgtatcgatgtaggctaatactatgaccgatattGTAATTGGGCACAATtagaaggaaaaacatcatgtcatataattatatttttatttgaaatttgaaagttACGATAGCATGTACGTTAATATAAAGaaacatacatgtatcaataaggcatgcaaagtacatGACAAAGCTTTTCGGTGGTGACAGCATCTTTTAAATGCGATTTATGCTTCAGTATCGTAAATTATCATCCCTTATCACAAATAATTGTTCTGAAGTTTTCTACCAAAAACTTACTTTTTgaatttatatcatttgttaaatttaagtaattcacctattttaatgtctgttcaaactgagatcacagaaactaaattattattcgccagtcaattgaagcccttaattggcacCTAATTGAAAAACAACAGTACGGgccctttcttagagtgtgtatattgcaatgcgcaatttgagtaattcacacatatAAATGGCTGTTaatactgtgatcacagaaacttaatGATTATTTGCCAGTCAATTGAAGCCGTTACTTGACAACTCATTGGCAAACAAGAGTTCAGGGCCattcttagagtgtgtatattgcattgcgcagtCAACGCTGATACGGACCGTGTTATCAGTTTTACACGAAGAATgtcacatcaaacatgttaatcccaaatgatttcgggtgccaattagtaagcggctcgcaggtcattaaatattagggcaataacgtttgaaaaaaaaagcgaatatgcgaatatcaattctgttatatgaatactgaccattcaatcgaatattcaaataattttgccatccctagtaaaAATGAATTCAGATGCCATTTGAAATGCTTAACTTGACATGTTACCTggttcatacatgtataataccTGTAGAATTATTTGCTGTGTTGATTTTAGTGAAAGGAGCGAAGTATGACCCGAATGGTCGGCCTCCCAAGGGTGTGCCCCAGAGTCATGGGCTGGGCTGGGTGGGACCCCCAGCAGGGCTCAAATACCCGGACAGACCACTGGATGGTAAGTTATCAGTGTGGTTTATTTAACAAAGACAGCTCACTTCCAAATTTCACCAAAAATATCCAAGTGTGTATTAGTTGAatcttagaaaatataatattgaaagcgcttattatcaatctttcaacgtatttgttaacaataaaaacaacaatagctggggcccattcccaaaatggtaaaacAATACATTGGTTATCATGGCAGGAGTGGTCTTTATTGGTCTTGAAATGATTGGTCTGATTGCAAtatcaatttttagctcacctgagcacgtgcTCATCAGGAGCTTTTAAGATACCAGAATGTTGGTCGTCTGTAAGTGGGTAAATGAGTTtgtgtgttaatttttttttctaaagactTCTCCCTTACTCCTTGACAGATTTTAACAGAACTTCACAGGAATAATCATAGGtagttgttatgccccccttcgaagaagagggggtatattgctttgctcatgtcggtcggtcggtcggtctgtcggtctgtcgagattgatcatgactcgcagatgacccctattgatttttaggtcactaggtcaaaggtcaaggtcacggtgacccgaaatagtaaaatggttgccggatgataactcaagaacgcttaggcctaggatcatgaaagttgataggtagattgatcatgactcgcagatgacccctattgattttcaggtcactaggtcaaaggtcatggtcacagtgacccgaaatagtaaaatggtttccggatgataactcaagaacgctttggcctaggatcatgaaacttgataggtagattgatcatgactcgcagatgacccctattgattttcaggtcactaggtcaaaggtcaaggtcacgatgacccgaaatagtaaaatggtgtccggacgataactcaagaactcttatggctaggatcatgaaacttcataggtacattgatcatgactggcagatgacccctattgattttcaggtcactaggtcaaaggtcaaggtcacagtgacaaaaaacatattcacacaatggctgtcactacaacggagagcccatatggggggcatgcatgttttacaaacagtccttgtttaaATTGATCTGGTCAATTACATATGAAGATCACAAGAGCAAAAAATAGatttaataaatgaaaacttCGAAAATCTTCTTTTCTAAAGCCACAGGGGTCACtgctttaatatttggtgtgcatcatcatCTGGTGTTCCTCTGTAGTTGGTTCAAATCATACCGCTGTGATCAAAACTGGTCATGTCCCAGAGATGACATGATTTATATAGTCTTACATAGTACCggtaaataactgttaaaatctTCTTCTATGGAACAGcatgatttaaaacaaatgcGCTGTATGTAAGATTAAAGGTCATGTCCCAGGGATAACATGATTTATATAGTCTTACATAGTACCggtaaataactgttaaaatctTCTTCTATGGAACAGCATGATTTAAAACATCTGCACTGTATGTAAGAAATTGCTTTAAAATTCCCAGGCAAGAGCTGGACCATGGAGCTGCCATTAGAAGATGACCTTCATGGTgagcaaggtcaaggtcatatgggCGGACCCTCTATCACAGCCTTCAATCACGAGGTGCCCCCAGCCCCACATGGCACACCTGAGCCCTCCTCACCAGAACCACTTGAAAAGTGAGTAGTCAGTGTGTACGCCTGAGCCCTCCTCACCAGAACCACTTGAAAAGTGAGTAGTCAGTGTGTACGCCTGAGCCCTCCTCACCAGAACCACTTGAAAAGTGAGTAGTCAGTGTGTACACCTGAGCCCTCCTCACCAGAACCACTTGAAAAGTGAGTAGTCAGTGTGTACGCCTGAGCCCTCCTCACCAGAACCACTTGAAAAGTGAGTAGTCAGTGTGTACACCTGAGCCCTCCTCACCAGAACCACTTGAAAAGTGAGTAGTCAGTGTGTACACCTGAGCCCTCCTCACCAGAACCACTTGAAAAGTGAGTAGTCAGTGTGTACGCATGTTCTCAATGTTGTATCCTAGTAGGCAGTCAGTGTTCAAACTTTagacttattattatttatttagtcACTCTTGGTTTGAATATTAAAAAGGCAATATATGGGTTTTCAAAGTCAGTATTGCCTACATacagtatgttttattttataatctaatAAATTACAGAATATAAATTCTATGTAGACTAGTATTCAAATATAATGTTGCAGGCAATTGCATACATGTGCTCACTATATGTTCACtagtaaaaacattataatcaaaaatatttaacatttacaacTTATCAAACAATGTTTAAACATATAGTTTATTTTACATGACATATATTGTCAATAGAATGACCAGAATTGTGAAATGATATTTCAGAACCAAGAGAATATTTGAGCTGTACATTGGTGACCCTTACAAGACCTCCACTGACCACGCAGAAAATGATGCAGACTTGTATGAAAGCTCTGATGATGAGGACCTGTTTCTTCCAGCTTCACCTGTTAATCTAGCAGATCAATATGTCAATCACAATGAGCACACCACCCCTGGCCACGCCGCCAGTCAACAGACAGCCAATCAGCGGGAGTCTTTGAGACTGGAACTGCCcactgctgatgatgattatgatgagaTTGATGAGGTGGACACTGAAAGGTAGGTGAACAACCTCTGTGTACTTGAACTGGGCCTGTCTCTGGGAAAATCTGGATTCATTCATGTGCATTAAATGTCCTCCCAGTCTGCTTAGGTTTAtgagggacgacattttccgctttagtagtattttttgtttaaatgaagtattttcttagcaaaagtcaAGTTTAGACAGAAaatgtctttcctgattagcctgtgtggactgcacaggctaatctgggatgacactatacgcatatgcattgagccccattttCTCTCATTTTCCAATAGAGAAGCTGAAATACAAAGTTagtttagcattgttttttatgtttttcttggaGTAATTAGCACAGGCATTTTAATGTaagctttacaacattttatCCATGCACAAGGAAAGTATTTTTAGTTTGGATGCATTACACTTTGaacaaaaactaaataaaaaatcataatctTGATGGTCAGATGTTTGGTGTttcatttgcaaaaaatacttttgacactgttgtgttatttatttttaagattattgGCTGAAGCAGAATCAGTTTCCCAGCAGTTTGACCTTCAGAGTATCATAGCTGCAAACAGGAATCTCCAAGCCAATCAGAATCAGTCTGCAGTGAATAGCTCCACCCACATTCAACAGGCATCCAATCAGAATGAACCAGACAGCAATCATTATTCAACTGGAAAGGAAAGTCCTTCCTTGGATGAAAATACTAGCAAGAAAAAAGCAGAGGAGCTTGTAAGTGAGATCATACATGAGAATGGGTTACAATTTGACAAGAAGGCAAAATATTATAATCCTGACAAAGGTCGACATGAAAGGTCAGGGGTCAAATTCAACGAGGATGTGACTACAGTGAACATCACACCAAGGAACATGGGCAGAAAAGTGGAGGACCTCCATCACAGCAAAAAGAAACAGGGCCACCATAAACCTGACAATTTTGTGGATCTTATTGAAATCAAAAACAGGATTGAACCAGTGTTGAGCACAGGTAAAGCAGAATTCTCTGAGAGAGAAAATCTTTCACCAAAGTCCAAACCAAGCATTCAGCCTAGACCTCCTTCTGGTAAGCAATGCTCACCACTCAGTGACGCAAATCGTGTCCAAAGTAACTTAAAAAAGAGTGGTGTTCACCATCTGACTGCAACAAATGGACTGGGCCAAAATAAGCAGCCAATGCAGAACAGGCCTAGATCTGCACCATTGAACCGCTCAGCAAAACCCATAACTACAGTAACTGTTGACTATGGGGAAATAGAACCCAAAGTAGAGGAAAAACACAAAGGTGACAAAAAGAAAGTTAGAAAAACAAGGGATGATGTTTTAACCATGATGGAAGCACTGTCCATGGATGAAAGTGATTCAAATGCATTTCTTAAATCAGTACTTGAGAAGAAGGCCAAAAATCAGTATAAAGTTGCAAATAAACAGTTGTTAAAGCAGCACTCCAATGAAACTTCTGCAACTAATTTAGTTAGTGCTCCAACTGTGTACAAATCAGATCCTGAGAAAAACTACTACGAAATTTCAAGACATTCAAGTTTATCTCATGCTGACACAGATCTGAGAGGAGAGGAACAAAACATATCAAGTGGTACAGTTATCAAGACTACAAAAACAATAGAATTTGATGAAATGGAACCTAAAGAGATAGCAGTCAAATGTGCTATTGATCCACATGTTGTCATTAGTAAAGAAATGGAAAAATCAGTTACTTTGAATCATGAATGGAACTCTAGAAAACCAGCTAGAAGACCTTCTAGTGCAAAGGTTAGCATTACACCAGTTgtagttttatattgtttttaactttttttctcaCACATTTTGAACAATGGCTTTGACAGTACAGCTTTATACTTGCACTTATTATTTTTTCAGTACATGTGAACAATAGAATCTCAATCAGAGGGAGAGGTTTGAATCAGCAATAATTTAAAATAGcctattaaaaattaaatattttgttaactgAAGAAcctaatataaattaaaaacatactttgaaattgttttaaaaataacagtGATGTACTATAGATAATTGtttttacattattaatatttgataagttatgATATGATTGGTCATGGTATTTTCATGCTACACTTTGTTAGTTGGAGAACAAGATAATAACACTAAATAAAAGTACATGTAGAATATATAAATAGCCCACAAAATGTGCTTGCCAGCCTCCAGTACCCAAGAAGCCCACAGAAGGTGAAGGTCATGACAGACCAGGGTCAAGGCTAGGGtttgttgccatggaaactgACCTTTCACCAAGAGAGGGCACAGAAAATAAACCAAAGGTATcatataatatgattttaaaatctttaaatgCGCTAACACAAATGTCCAAAGCAACACAATCCTTAGACATTAGTACACTTATTGTGCCAAATGAgataaacttaataaaaattGAAATGCAAAACTGAAGCagatgaataataaaatatgactcATAAATCACATCTAAAAATTAAAAGGAATCAAATGCTAACAAATAAAACAGCTAAAATTCATTCAAACATTTTTGCCATAACTATCAATAAAAAACTTCATGGCGTGCACCTGGCTACCTTCTTGATACTGTTCCTTCCCTGTTTAAGAGGCCCACATCTGCCCCAGTGTCTCGTAGACCAGTCTCAGCATCGCTCAAAAACAAGCAGGTGAAAGACAGGCTGCTACAAGAGCGCCGGGAGAAGCAGGCAAGGTTTTCAGCTGGGGAGCAGTTGTCTAGTCCAGTTAAGACAAGGTCAACATCTGGAGACGTGCAGTCTGGTTCAGTTGAGACAACATCAGAAGACCAGCATTCCGGTCGGGCTGAGACACTGTCCATATCCGGTCAAAGTGACTACCTGCGGCAGACGTCAGTCAGTAAGAAGGTGTCACAGAGAGAGGAGGAGAGGGAGAGGGTCATAGACAATCTGCTGGACAGAACCAAAACACTGGTGGATGAAGAGGAGAAAAATGAGGTAACTACAAGCACTGCACACTCTTATCTTTCTTGTTTGTcccataataatgtttttttaagacCATATGATTTTCATTAGttcaaataattaagtttttgAAGTATTGAAATTGATTGATAGTTTTCATAAATCTCTGAACTACACCTTCGAGTTGATTTTGCTGTCTTGCTTACCATTAAGTCATGCCTgatatttatttccaaatttatgGCTAATGCTATGCTGAATAATGAGCATGCTTATATTCTACACAACTAAATCCCTAATATTTTATCGATTCAGAATGTTGAGGTTCCTGACCCTACACCCGAACCAATGAAGCGAAAACCTCGCCCAATGTCTGCACATGTCGGTTCAATTGACACGTATGTACTCACTATAACATGAATCTTAGTTATTGTTCCAAGTTCTTAAACCAATTGGTATCAAGTTGTAATCAAAATCCTGTAAGTACAGTTAAAATTTCTATTTTATAGCAATGTAAAACTCACAATAAGTTTTTTAAACCAGATTTGGGGGCAAACAAATGTgtgtaaatacatgtttacagTATATAACTTCAAACAACTGTAGTAACAGTTGTTCTTATCAAATGCTATCTGATACCTATACTGTCTGTTTTGTACCCTGTACTGAATGTTTGAAAGCTGTCTTGTACCCTGTCATGAATGTTTGATAGGTGTTTTGTACCCTGTACTGAATGTTTTATAGCTGACCTGTACCCTGTCATAAATGTTTGATAGCTGACTTGTACCCTGTCATGAATGTTTAATAGGTGTTTTGTACCCTGTACTGAATGTTTGATAGCTACCTTGTACCCTGGCATTAATGTTTTATAGCTGATGTGTACCCTGTCATGAATGTTTGATAGCTGTTCTGTACCCTGTCATAAATGTTTGATAGCTGACTTGTACCCTGTCATGAATGTTTGATAGGTGTTTTGTACCCTGTACTGAATGTTTGATAGCTGTGCTATAACCAGTACTGAATGTTTGATAGCTGACTTGTACCCTGTCATGAATGTTTGATAGGTGTTTTGTACCCTGTACTGAATGTTTGATAGCTGTGCTATAACCAGTTCTGAATGTTTGATAGCTGTCTTGTACCCTTTCATGATTTTTTGAAAGGTGTTTTGTACCCTGTACTGAATGTTTGATAGCTACCTTGTACCCTGGCATGAATGTTTGATAGCTGACTTGTACCCTGTCATGAATGTTTGATAGGTGTTTTGTACCCTGTACTGAATGTTTGATAGCTGTGCTATAACCAGTTCTGAATGTTTGATAGCTGTCTTGTACCCTTTCATGAATTTTTGATAGGTGTTTTGTACCCTGTACTGAATGTTTGATAGCTACCTTGTACCCTGGCATGAATGTTTTATAGCTGACTTGTACCCTGTACTGAATGTTTGATAGCTGTTCTGTACCCTGTCATAAATGTTTTATAGCTGACTTGTACCCT
Protein-coding sequences here:
- the LOC127843570 gene encoding uncharacterized protein LOC127843570 isoform X1, with translation MDFHYDTFIEDEAVDECDQIRAVTKKLKLKRVNVEEKKEIWLNTASVTLANLDKVKPSVYNFGLADPQDLKATNLSQRKPKDVNLGEGTGPELNNNSDSSRALKAWGSNHSVPELINQYTSATPALPKPLRPASAKYSNGRLRPPSGKRPRPQSAKATVEDGIVSENLFGATKQRRKYIIVKGAKYDPNGRPPKGVPQSHGLGWVGPPAGLKYPDRPLDGKSWTMELPLEDDLHGEQGQGHMGGPSITAFNHEVPPAPHGTPEPSSPEPLEKTKRIFELYIGDPYKTSTDHAENDADLYESSDDEDLFLPASPVNLADQYVNHNEHTTPGHAASQQTANQRESLRLELPTADDDYDEIDEVDTERLLAEAESVSQQFDLQSIIAANRNLQANQNQSAVNSSTHIQQASNQNEPDSNHYSTGKESPSLDENTSKKKAEELVSEIIHENGLQFDKKAKYYNPDKGRHERSGVKFNEDVTTVNITPRNMGRKVEDLHHSKKKQGHHKPDNFVDLIEIKNRIEPVLSTGKAEFSERENLSPKSKPSIQPRPPSGKQCSPLSDANRVQSNLKKSGVHHLTATNGLGQNKQPMQNRPRSAPLNRSAKPITTVTVDYGEIEPKVEEKHKGDKKKVRKTRDDVLTMMEALSMDESDSNAFLKSVLEKKAKNQYKVANKQLLKQHSNETSATNLVSAPTVYKSDPEKNYYEISRHSSLSHADTDLRGEEQNISSGTVIKTTKTIEFDEMEPKEIAVKCAIDPHVVISKEMEKSVTLNHEWNSRKPARRPSSAKPPVPKKPTEGEGHDRPGSRLGFVAMETDLSPREGTENKPKRPTSAPVSRRPVSASLKNKQVKDRLLQERREKQARFSAGEQLSSPVKTRSTSGDVQSGSVETTSEDQHSGRAETLSISGQSDYLRQTSVSKKVSQREEERERVIDNLLDRTKTLVDEEEKNENVEVPDPTPEPMKRKPRPMSAHVGSIDTCQGHSRKVTTPVEKRPMSTSAAKNDRHYASYARTGSAGLRAKRPSSGKLKVTLTKPVIITSNTPCFEEETEEDIACQELERKLAEKGVNVSAATLQRALYPPSGRTKYYQISADLPRKPSLTLLSHPKTWLPEEYKQLQRAEKNLARANEIMFLKEKVEKRRAYLASLTEEQKKKLKKRKGKKGGKKMRRSKTTL